From Pseudanabaena sp. PCC 6802, one genomic window encodes:
- a CDS encoding calcium-binding protein has protein sequence MAIFGVSLTGSPVADAFYPEAGPGRKTTVNDDVVSGLGGDDYIDGGAGFDTLRGGEGVDTLIGNTGNDVLTGGAGNDAFKFANFTSGSGEVDILTDYNNPGVTLTSGDRLQISASGFGGSLIAGQTGTTGVPIFGQNFHFAEGAGGATGINAATTIGVSSIYYDNTGGGLYFDRDGGGTGFTYELFAMLSPAPTLGNRPVAGTIEIVA, from the coding sequence ATGGCTATTTTTGGTGTAAGTTTAACAGGCAGCCCAGTTGCAGATGCTTTCTATCCTGAAGCAGGCCCCGGTCGCAAGACTACAGTAAATGATGACGTTGTTTCTGGTCTGGGCGGCGACGACTATATTGATGGTGGTGCTGGATTCGATACCCTCAGAGGTGGAGAAGGGGTCGATACTTTAATCGGTAACACTGGTAATGATGTCCTGACAGGTGGCGCTGGCAATGATGCTTTCAAATTCGCTAATTTCACCTCCGGCTCCGGTGAGGTAGATATTCTGACTGATTACAACAACCCAGGCGTAACTCTCACCAGTGGCGATAGACTGCAAATTAGCGCTAGTGGCTTTGGCGGATCGCTGATCGCTGGTCAGACTGGAACTACTGGGGTACCAATTTTTGGGCAAAACTTCCACTTTGCTGAAGGCGCAGGTGGAGCCACAGGTATCAATGCGGCTACAACTATTGGTGTTTCCAGCATCTACTACGATAACACTGGTGGAGGACTCTACTTCGATCGCGATGGTGGCGGTACGGGATTTACTTACGAACTATTCGCCATGCTTTCTCCCGCCCCTACCCTTGGCAACAGACCAGTAGCTGGCACGATCGAAATCGTTGCCTAG